A genomic region of Chelmon rostratus isolate fCheRos1 chromosome 8, fCheRos1.pri, whole genome shotgun sequence contains the following coding sequences:
- the LOC121610444 gene encoding endoribonuclease ZC3H12A: protein MDQALPSQSSASDLLGPDSEELQLRVDFFRKLGYSSSEAKAALWKLGLSTDTNSVLGELVRGRTGAAPCMSTSDGDERSAGQSDPLLPPSWALGPCRITPQLADRKGTDTELRPVVIDGSNVAMSHGNKDVFSCRGIQLAVNFFLDRGHNTITVFVPTWRKEQPRPDAPITDQHILMELEKKKIVVFTPSRRVGGKRVVCYDDRFIVKLAYESDGVIVSNDTYRDLQGERPEWKKCIEERLLMYSFVNDKFMPPDDPLGRHGPSLDNFLRKNPLPTEQKRQLCPYDKKCTYGIKCKFYHPERANQSYLSLADELREKAQISAGKEERNARLSPRHLQSDPAHKACFHPQDLNTEYIRDQQSSSHPSQVAENALLYWEDPRKSPNHQSCSVTGSQYQKERPGLHSAPNHYYASLSHEYLDSGLGSYESQYSDFSHCLSNSHKLRHQQQSALAGPRHAAVHSEKNNTSQSCRCSSHVASKPHQQHHRNLDLKGQPQYDTYPPHMFPLGVPHQHSLPSHLHYSGAPHHQQNYWSDPFQGLPQARTSHSLPSSVHSSHSHNSCCSYKGHQHHSRGQQQSSSAAFDPQRLEVRKKLQAIFNPHQVDTVMEMFPHLMDAEKLAAEILNLKAQRGIF, encoded by the exons ATGGATCAGGCACTTCCCAGCCAGAGCTCAGCTTCGGACCTGCTCGGGCCAGACAGCGAGGAGCTCCAGCTCAGAGTGGACTTCTTCAGGAAGCTGGGTTACTCCTCCTCAGAGGCGAAGGCCGCTCTGTGGAAGCTGGGCCTGAGCACGGACACCAACTCTGTGCTGGGGGAGCTGGTGCGGGGCAGGACCGGCGCTGCACCCTGCATGTCCACCTCTGACGGCGATGAGAGGAGCGCAGGCCAAAGTGACCCCCTGCTGCCTCCCAGCTGGGCCCTCGGACCCTGCAGAATCACGCCACAGCTCGCGGACCGCAAGGGTACGGACACAGAATTGAGGCCTGTTGTTATCGACGGCAGCAATGTTGCCATGAG tcacgGCAATAAGGACGTGTTCTCATGCCGGGGCATCCAGCTAGCGGTGAACTTCTTCCTGGACAGAGGTCATAATaccatcactgtgtttgttcCGACTTGGCGCAAAGAGCAGCCCAGACCTGATGCCCCCATAACAG ATCAACACATCCTGATGGAgcttgaaaaaaagaaaatagtggTCTTCACTCCATCACGCCGTGTTGGTGGTAAGCGCGTGGTTTGCTATGATGACCGCTTTATCGTCAAGCTGGCGTATGAGTCAGATGGAGTGATCGTATCCAACGACACCTACCGTGACCTCCAAGGAGAAAGACCTGAGTGGAAGAAGTGCATCGAGGAGAGGCTCCTCATGTACTCCTTCGTGAATGACAA gTTCATGCCCCCAGATGACCCTCTGGGTCGCCATGGCCCCAGTCTTGACAACTTCCTTAGGAAAAACCCTCTGCCTACGGAGCAAAAGAGGCAGCTCTGTCCGTATG acAAAAAGTGCACTTACGGCATCAAATGCAAGTTCTACCATCCAGAGCGGGCCAACCAGTCCTACCTGTCTTTGGCTGATGAAttgagagagaaagcccagatTTCTGCTGgtaaagaagaaagaaatgccAGATTATCACCCAGACATCTTCAGTCTGATCCTGCTCATAAGGCCTGCTTTCATCCTCAAGACTTGAACACAGAGTACATAAGAGACCAGCAAAGTTCTTCACATCCCAGCCAGGTTGCTGAAAATGCACTGCTGTACTGGGAGGATCCTCGAAAAAGTCCGAATCATCAGTCCTGTTCTGTAACAGGAAGCCAATATCAGAAAGAGCGGCCTGGGCTGCACTCAGCGCCCAATCATTACTATGCCAGCTTGTCTCACGAGTACCTGGACTCTGGTCTCGGCTCTTATGAGAGTCAGTACTCTGACTTTTCGCATTGCCTCAGCAACTCCCACAAACTCAGGCACCAGCAGCAAAGTGCCCTCGCCGGACCCAGACATGCCGCTGTTCATTCAGAGAAAAATAACACCAGCCAGTCCTGCAGGTGCTCTTCCCATGTGGCTTCAAAACCTCATCAGCAACATCATAGAAACCTTGACTTAAAGGGTCAACCCCAATACGACACCTACCCTCCTCACATGTTCCCGCTCGGTGTGCCACACCAACACAGCCTCCCCAGCCACCTCCATTACAGTGGAGCCCCGCATCATCAGCAAAATTACTGGTCAGATCCCTTTCAGGGGCTGCCCCAAGCCAGGACATCACATAGCCTCCCCTCTTCGGTCCATAGCTCACATTCCCACAACTCTTGCTGCTCCTACAAAGGCCATCAGCACCACTCCAGGGGCCAGCAACAGTCATCCTCTGCTGCATTTGACCCACAACGGCTGGAAGTGCGCAAGAAACTGCAAGCCATCTTCAACCCGCATCAGGTGGATACAGTCATGGAGATGTTTCCGCATCTGATGGATGCGGAGAAACTGGCTGCAGAGATCCTCAACCTGAAGGCTCAGAGAGGGATATTCTGA